One part of the Pirellulales bacterium genome encodes these proteins:
- the hslV gene encoding ATP-dependent protease subunit HslV produces the protein MSRLPPTHSTTILSVRHKGKVALGGDGQVSLGTSIMKADAMKIRPLLDGKVLTGFAGASADAFALLERFEAKLLDYPANIPRAAIELAKEWRTDRALRRLEALVAVVDATHTLLLTGNGDVIQPTDGVLGIGSGGNFAVAAARALIAHSTLDASQIVREALTIAAGIDIYTNTHIVVEELACKT, from the coding sequence ATGAGCCGACTTCCTCCCACCCATTCGACCACGATATTGTCCGTGCGGCACAAGGGTAAAGTCGCGCTGGGAGGTGACGGGCAGGTCTCGCTCGGTACCAGCATTATGAAGGCGGACGCGATGAAGATCCGCCCGCTGTTGGATGGCAAGGTGCTGACCGGTTTTGCCGGGGCCAGCGCTGACGCCTTTGCCCTGCTGGAGCGGTTTGAAGCCAAACTATTGGATTACCCGGCAAATATTCCCCGCGCGGCGATCGAACTGGCCAAGGAATGGCGCACCGACCGGGCGTTGCGGCGGCTCGAGGCGCTGGTCGCGGTGGTGGATGCCACGCATACTCTGCTACTCACCGGCAATGGCGATGTCATCCAACCGACCGACGGCGTCCTGGGGATCGGTTCCGGCGGAAATTTTGCCGTCGCCGCCGCCCGCGCGCTCATCGCGCATTCCACGCTGGATGCCAGCCAAATCGTGCGCGAGGCCCTAACCATTGCCGCCGGGATCGACATTTACACCAACACCCACATTGTGGTTGAGGAATTGGCATGCAAGACCTGA
- the pgsA gene encoding CDP-diacylglycerol--glycerol-3-phosphate 3-phosphatidyltransferase, with the protein MIAAVWNLPNQLTIARLILAILLFCLIPWGHYLAANVIFCLAAGTDWLDGYLARKWGQVTVFGRILDPFVDKVLICGAFIMLAAIAGSGIASWMAVLVTGRELLVTTIRSFLEAAGKDFSAKWSGKIKMGLQCAAVIASLVALQYGAQTLPPWLALSLPVLVWGAVLSTVYSGVIYIFAAGRLV; encoded by the coding sequence TTGATCGCCGCCGTGTGGAATCTGCCTAATCAACTGACGATCGCCCGCCTCATCCTGGCGATTCTTTTATTTTGCTTGATTCCATGGGGGCATTATCTAGCCGCCAATGTGATTTTTTGCCTGGCCGCCGGAACCGATTGGCTCGATGGCTATCTCGCCCGCAAGTGGGGCCAAGTCACGGTGTTTGGCCGCATCCTGGATCCCTTTGTGGATAAAGTCCTGATCTGCGGCGCCTTTATCATGCTCGCCGCGATTGCCGGATCGGGAATCGCCTCTTGGATGGCGGTGCTGGTCACGGGGCGGGAACTGCTAGTCACCACGATTCGCAGTTTTTTAGAGGCTGCCGGCAAGGATTTTTCCGCCAAGTGGTCCGGCAAGATTAAAATGGGCCTGCAATGCGCCGCAGTGATTGCCAGTCTGGTGGCGTTGCAATATGGCGCGCAAACGCTCCCTCCCTGGTTGGCGCTCTCGCTGCCGGTGCTGGTCTGGGGGGCGGTGCTATCGACGGTCTATTCGGGCGTCATCTATATTTTTGCCGCGGGGCGGCTGGTCTAG
- a CDS encoding alanine--glyoxylate aminotransferase family protein produces MSPHRILMGPGPSDTHPRVLAALAQPTVGHLDPYYLQLMNQMQERLRQVLETTNELTLAVSGTGSAGMEAAVVNLVEPGTKMLVCVNGVFGARMADVAQRVGATVFQLEKPWGEVFSPEEIEAALRQHQPDVTGIILAETSTGAWQPVEEIARRVHDHGGVIIVDAVTGLGGVPVRTDAWELDCVYSGTQKCLGCPPGLAPITFGPRARQRIAARRTKVQSWYLDMTMIAQYWGQDRVYHHTAPINMTYALNESLAVLLEEGLSAAHTRHLRQHRALAAGLAALGIDYVAAVEHRLPMLNAVRIPPGVDDATVRRELLARFGIEIGGGLGPFKGKVWRIGLMGYGADSKHVLLFLAALEQILLDQGLKFAPGSSIAAANDVYRFETE; encoded by the coding sequence ATGTCTCCCCACCGCATCCTCATGGGTCCCGGACCCAGCGACACACATCCCCGCGTGTTGGCCGCGCTTGCGCAGCCGACAGTGGGGCATTTGGATCCGTACTACTTGCAACTGATGAATCAAATGCAAGAGCGGCTACGGCAGGTCTTGGAAACGACCAATGAATTGACATTGGCTGTCAGCGGGACGGGTTCCGCGGGAATGGAGGCGGCTGTTGTTAATCTGGTTGAGCCAGGGACCAAAATGCTTGTCTGTGTCAACGGTGTCTTTGGTGCCCGGATGGCCGATGTCGCCCAGCGCGTGGGAGCGACGGTTTTTCAACTAGAAAAGCCGTGGGGGGAAGTTTTTTCCCCAGAGGAAATTGAGGCGGCATTGCGGCAACACCAACCGGACGTGACCGGGATTATCCTGGCCGAAACCTCGACCGGGGCATGGCAACCCGTGGAAGAGATTGCCCGCAGGGTGCATGACCACGGGGGGGTAATCATCGTGGATGCGGTAACCGGGCTGGGGGGCGTGCCGGTCCGGACGGATGCTTGGGAATTGGATTGTGTTTATTCCGGCACTCAAAAGTGCCTGGGGTGCCCGCCGGGATTGGCCCCGATCACGTTTGGTCCCCGGGCGCGGCAGCGGATCGCCGCGCGGCGGACAAAAGTCCAAAGCTGGTACCTGGATATGACCATGATCGCGCAATATTGGGGACAGGACCGCGTGTATCACCATACGGCCCCCATCAACATGACTTATGCGCTCAACGAGTCATTGGCCGTGTTACTGGAAGAGGGACTCTCCGCCGCGCATACCCGCCACCTACGGCAACATCGGGCACTGGCGGCGGGACTAGCCGCGCTAGGCATCGATTATGTCGCCGCGGTGGAGCACCGGCTGCCGATGCTGAACGCGGTTCGTATCCCCCCTGGTGTGGATGACGCCACGGTCCGGCGTGAACTGCTGGCCCGCTTTGGCATTGAAATTGGCGGGGGGCTGGGACCGTTCAAGGGGAAAGTATGGCGCATTGGCCTGATGGGTTACGGAGCAGATAGCAAACATGTCCTGTTATTTCTGGCGGCGTTAGAACAAATTTTATTGGACCAGGGTTTAAAGTTTGCACCGGGCTCTTCCATTGCCGCGGCGAATGACGTGTATCGATTTGAAACTGAATGA
- a CDS encoding GNAT family N-acetyltransferase yields the protein MEFRSYRNPDPPLIAQLWRECTQQPGLLQPMTTGLLETYVINKTYFDPQGLILAEDEQGLVGLAHAGFGPTSDESSLDTDLGATCLLLVHPRQDWQTVAGELLTRSESYLRKKGAQVLYGGSLAPLNPFYLGLYGGSELPGILDAHVVCQDFYRAHHYRAVDHVRIYRKALAGARPLMDRKLMQVRRRTQVAIVEEPPLRSWWEANTQGEFERRQFQLLDNQMGNTLAIATLRNLDPPSAGIATGGSGLVEFWVDETQHRQGLGSYLLNEIFKYLQDSGFGYLEAQTMERNTVGISFYEKNGFELTAEGSVFRKEG from the coding sequence ATGGAATTTCGCTCTTATCGCAATCCCGATCCGCCCCTGATTGCCCAGCTATGGCGCGAATGCACGCAACAGCCTGGGCTGCTACAGCCCATGACCACGGGCCTGCTAGAGACTTATGTAATCAACAAGACTTATTTTGATCCCCAGGGGCTAATTCTGGCGGAAGACGAGCAGGGACTGGTGGGTCTGGCGCATGCGGGATTTGGCCCGACGTCGGACGAAAGTTCGCTGGATACCGACCTGGGGGCGACCTGCTTACTGTTGGTACATCCCCGACAAGACTGGCAAACGGTTGCCGGGGAATTGCTGACCCGTAGCGAGTCCTATTTGCGGAAAAAAGGAGCCCAGGTGCTGTATGGAGGCAGTTTGGCGCCGCTGAATCCATTTTATTTGGGATTGTACGGGGGGAGCGAGTTGCCCGGGATCTTGGACGCACACGTGGTGTGTCAGGATTTTTACCGTGCGCATCATTACCGGGCGGTGGATCACGTGCGGATTTACCGCAAAGCGCTAGCCGGAGCACGACCGCTAATGGACCGCAAGTTGATGCAAGTTCGCCGCCGGACGCAAGTGGCCATTGTCGAGGAACCCCCGCTACGTTCCTGGTGGGAAGCGAACACCCAGGGTGAATTTGAACGCCGGCAGTTTCAACTTTTGGATAATCAAATGGGAAACACCCTGGCGATTGCCACGTTGCGCAATCTGGATCCCCCCAGCGCGGGAATCGCCACCGGCGGCTCGGGGCTGGTGGAGTTTTGGGTGGATGAGACCCAACACCGCCAAGGGTTGGGAAGCTACCTATTGAATGAGATTTTTAAGTATCTTCAAGATTCTGGTTTTGGGTATCTCGAGGCCCAAACCATGGAACGCAACACGGTGGGAATCAGCTTTTATGAGAAAAACGGATTTGAACTAACAGCCGAGGGATCGGTCTTTCGCAAGGAGGGATAG
- a CDS encoding DUF1570 domain-containing protein, translating to MPRPVTPGLPQHQILLDQLVVHTAEPLAADHRLLVELKDLGRDMNLRLGLAATSEPIHVHLFQHESAYQDFLRAYFPGFPYRRAFFLETDTRLAVYAYWGDRVAEDLRHEVAHGYLHAAVPNLPLWLDEGLAEYFEVARNQSGVNAPHVRELREALVTGRWKPDLVRMEQLTSASELSQRDYAEAWLWVHWMLHHADNVAGTADPRTAAKRTADNQPDKKIQVLQKYLARLKSSTEPVPPLSQILPGSAGDWNTQVLRHLQGMMEE from the coding sequence TTGCCCCGCCCCGTGACACCAGGTCTGCCGCAGCATCAAATTCTATTAGATCAATTGGTGGTGCACACCGCGGAACCACTTGCCGCCGATCATCGGCTGCTCGTGGAATTAAAAGACTTGGGACGCGATATGAATTTGCGTTTGGGATTGGCTGCCACTTCCGAACCGATCCATGTTCATTTGTTTCAACATGAATCCGCCTATCAGGATTTTTTGCGGGCGTATTTTCCGGGATTTCCCTACCGGCGGGCCTTTTTTTTAGAGACCGACACCCGCTTGGCCGTGTATGCCTATTGGGGAGACAGGGTGGCGGAGGATTTGCGGCATGAGGTGGCGCATGGCTACCTGCATGCCGCGGTGCCAAATTTGCCATTGTGGCTGGATGAGGGCTTGGCGGAATATTTTGAAGTGGCCCGCAATCAAAGCGGGGTCAACGCGCCCCATGTCCGCGAACTGCGGGAAGCCCTGGTCACGGGCCGCTGGAAGCCGGACCTGGTCCGGATGGAGCAACTCACCAGTGCCAGCGAACTGTCGCAACGCGACTATGCGGAGGCCTGGCTGTGGGTGCACTGGATGTTGCATCATGCCGACAATGTCGCGGGTACCGCCGATCCACGCACTGCCGCAAAACGGACCGCCGACAATCAACCAGACAAGAAAATTCAAGTGCTCCAAAAGTATTTAGCTCGGTTAAAATCATCCACAGAGCCCGTTCCGCCCCTGTCGCAGATTTTGCCAGGTTCTGCAGGGGATTGGAATACGCAGGTTTTAAGGCACTTGCAGGGGATGATGGAGGAGTAA
- a CDS encoding Rieske (2Fe-2S) protein has product MWHTIATLAECPPGTNCERVVAERIIGLCNINGVFYALDGVCPHQGGPLGQGRVTDCWVTCPWHGWQFDVRDGQHRLNAKLRQTTYPTRVVGEEIQVEIVG; this is encoded by the coding sequence ATGTGGCACACGATCGCGACCTTAGCCGAGTGTCCCCCTGGCACCAACTGCGAGCGCGTGGTGGCCGAGCGGATCATTGGGCTCTGTAATATCAACGGCGTGTTTTATGCCCTGGATGGCGTCTGCCCGCATCAGGGGGGACCGCTGGGCCAGGGGCGTGTTACCGATTGTTGGGTTACCTGCCCGTGGCATGGCTGGCAGTTTGATGTGCGGGATGGCCAGCACCGGTTGAATGCCAAGTTGCGGCAAACAACGTATCCTACTCGGGTGGTGGGGGAGGAAATTCAGGTGGAGATTGTGGGATAG
- a CDS encoding DUF4202 domain-containing protein encodes MPTDRLTSAIAAIDRLHAQDPATILLDGVSQPAELVYARRMTDWLLRLEPTASEALQLAVRAQHLQRWQIPRESYPADRIGYLQWRTDLKNRHAAQLGEVLAAEGYDAAIVRQAQSVVKKEQLKHNPDSQLLEDAACLVFLEFEFADFAARHDREKIINILQKTWQKMSPAAQGAALALPLSDYCRELVGAALTRREPH; translated from the coding sequence ATGCCCACCGACCGACTTACCTCCGCGATTGCCGCGATTGACCGCTTGCACGCCCAAGACCCGGCCACGATCCTGCTGGATGGCGTTTCCCAGCCCGCGGAGTTGGTCTATGCGAGGCGGATGACGGACTGGCTTTTGCGGCTGGAGCCAACAGCTAGCGAGGCTCTGCAACTGGCGGTGCGGGCCCAACACCTGCAACGCTGGCAAATTCCACGCGAGTCCTATCCGGCGGATAGGATTGGCTATTTGCAATGGCGCACCGACTTGAAAAATCGGCATGCCGCGCAGTTAGGCGAGGTGCTGGCGGCGGAGGGTTATGACGCGGCGATCGTCCGCCAAGCGCAGAGTGTGGTTAAAAAAGAACAATTAAAGCACAATCCCGACTCGCAATTGCTCGAGGACGCGGCTTGCCTGGTGTTTCTGGAATTTGAGTTCGCGGACTTTGCCGCCCGGCATGACCGGGAAAAAATCATTAATATTTTGCAAAAGACTTGGCAAAAAATGTCCCCCGCGGCGCAGGGGGCCGCGCTAGCGCTGCCATTATCCGATTATTGCCGGGAATTGGTCGGCGCGGCGCTGACCCGTCGCGAACCCCACTAA
- the hslU gene encoding ATP-dependent protease ATPase subunit HslU: MQDLTPKEIVAELDRHIVGQGEAKRAVAIAVRNRWRRQQLAPEQRAEIAPKNILMIGPTGVGKTEIARRLAKLTGAPFIKVEATKYTEVGYYGRDVESMVRELLENAIALVTKQERQQIEKEASQRVEERLLDLLAPPPIQMQGRPFSPADGESDSSRRKGRRRRRRETQEGDEPTEIDFQQVMNLFTEAETEPEEATPTEEEEAAIKRHERTREKMRKKLALGELEKQKVEIAVEQKMPPMMIGSISVEQTDMDLHGMLEKFLPKNTSRREMTVTDARKVLFEQECESLVNKEKVHAAAIDLAENLGMIFVDELDKIVASDSRGADVSRQGVQRDLLPIVEGTTVQTKYGPIKTDHVLFVAAGAFHKVKPSDLMPELQGRFPIRVELSDLTKGDFIRILTEPKNSLTWQYTALLGSENVTLDFTPDAIDALAEYAHRVNQTTQNIGARRLATIMERLLEELSFSAPEKSGDSITIDAAYVTERLEKISQNEDLSRFIL, translated from the coding sequence ATGCAAGACCTGACACCCAAGGAAATCGTGGCCGAACTGGACCGGCATATCGTCGGCCAGGGGGAAGCCAAGCGGGCGGTGGCGATCGCCGTGCGTAACCGCTGGCGGCGGCAACAATTGGCCCCGGAACAACGGGCGGAAATCGCCCCAAAAAACATCCTGATGATCGGGCCGACCGGCGTGGGCAAGACCGAAATCGCCCGCCGCCTGGCCAAGCTGACCGGCGCGCCGTTTATCAAAGTTGAGGCGACCAAATACACCGAGGTGGGCTATTACGGCCGCGATGTCGAAAGCATGGTACGAGAACTGCTGGAAAACGCCATCGCGCTGGTAACCAAACAAGAACGCCAGCAAATTGAAAAAGAAGCCAGTCAGCGGGTCGAGGAACGTTTGCTGGATCTTTTGGCACCGCCCCCCATCCAAATGCAGGGCCGCCCTTTTTCCCCCGCTGACGGAGAAAGCGATTCCTCCCGGCGCAAAGGCCGCCGTCGCCGACGCCGCGAAACCCAGGAAGGTGACGAACCGACTGAAATCGACTTTCAACAAGTGATGAATCTCTTTACAGAAGCGGAAACAGAGCCTGAGGAGGCCACCCCCACCGAAGAGGAAGAAGCCGCTATCAAACGCCACGAGCGCACCCGCGAAAAAATGCGCAAAAAACTGGCCTTAGGCGAACTAGAAAAGCAAAAAGTCGAAATTGCCGTCGAGCAAAAAATGCCCCCCATGATGATCGGCAGCATCAGCGTCGAACAGACCGACATGGATCTGCACGGGATGTTGGAGAAATTTCTGCCCAAAAACACCTCCCGCCGCGAAATGACCGTCACCGACGCCCGCAAAGTCCTCTTTGAACAAGAATGCGAAAGCCTGGTCAACAAGGAAAAAGTCCACGCCGCCGCGATCGACCTGGCCGAAAACCTGGGCATGATTTTTGTCGATGAGCTAGACAAAATTGTGGCAAGCGACAGTCGCGGGGCGGATGTCTCGCGCCAGGGAGTCCAACGAGATTTGCTACCGATTGTCGAGGGGACGACCGTCCAGACTAAATACGGCCCGATCAAAACCGACCATGTGCTGTTTGTCGCGGCGGGGGCTTTTCACAAGGTCAAGCCCAGCGACCTGATGCCGGAACTGCAGGGACGGTTTCCCATTCGCGTGGAACTGAGCGACCTGACCAAGGGGGACTTTATCCGCATTTTGACCGAGCCAAAAAACTCCCTCACCTGGCAGTACACCGCGCTTCTGGGCTCTGAGAACGTGACGCTGGATTTTACGCCCGACGCGATCGACGCCCTGGCCGAATACGCCCATCGGGTCAACCAGACGACGCAGAACATCGGCGCGCGGCGACTGGCGACGATCATGGAACGGCTGCTAGAGGAACTAAGCTTTAGCGCGCCGGAAAAGTCGGGGGACAGCATCACCATCGACGCGGCGTACGTGACCGAGCGGCTGGAAAAGATCAGTCAGAACGAGGATTTGAGCCGGTTTATACTGTAG
- the rimO gene encoding 30S ribosomal protein S12 methylthiotransferase RimO, giving the protein MPLFSLPIVTSPGDCATEGGCAADGSTATSAQIRAAAAEDASTAKGTYSFISLGCPKNLVDSERMLGRLQLDGYRLVPEPAGTDFVIINTCGFIERARDESFATIEEMLELKRTGQTRGVIVSGCLAEREKELLLEKCPQVDHLVGVFGREEVTRVADRLVGGLLEQQTVFRPAPAVALSDRARLRITPRHFAFLKISEGCDRLCTFCAIPKMRGKHATKPMEEILAEARELVEDGVRELNIVAQDTTYYGIDLYGRPRLPELLRELNQIDGLDWIRVMYLYPMYFSDELIEVLATSDKILPYLDMPLQHINDTMLRRMQRRVNRQGTEQLIGKLRAAIPDLVLRTTFITGFPGETEEQFAELADFVHEQRFERLGVFTYSYEADTPAAKLPDHLPDEVKEERRAHIMAIQQEIALDWNQAQVGKQMDVLLDTPVPEEKNVWIGRGFADAPDVDGVVIVNGKKLRAGQIVPCEIVQVHDYDLIGVAVGKGR; this is encoded by the coding sequence GTGCCCCTATTTTCCCTGCCAATTGTGACTTCTCCCGGCGATTGTGCCACCGAGGGGGGGTGCGCCGCCGATGGTTCCACCGCGACCAGCGCCCAAATCCGGGCCGCGGCGGCGGAAGATGCCTCCACCGCCAAGGGAACATACTCGTTTATCAGCCTGGGCTGCCCAAAAAATCTGGTCGATAGCGAACGGATGCTGGGCCGGTTGCAACTGGACGGCTATCGCCTGGTCCCCGAGCCCGCGGGTACGGACTTTGTCATTATCAATACATGCGGATTTATCGAGCGGGCGCGGGACGAGTCCTTTGCCACGATTGAGGAAATGTTAGAACTCAAACGCACGGGCCAAACGCGGGGCGTGATCGTCTCGGGCTGCCTGGCCGAGCGGGAAAAGGAACTGTTGCTGGAAAAATGTCCCCAAGTCGACCATTTGGTCGGGGTCTTTGGCCGGGAAGAAGTCACGCGCGTCGCGGATCGGCTGGTGGGGGGATTGCTAGAACAACAGACCGTGTTTCGGCCCGCGCCGGCGGTCGCGCTTTCCGATCGGGCGCGGTTGCGAATCACGCCCCGGCACTTTGCCTTTTTAAAAATCAGCGAGGGGTGCGACCGGCTGTGCACCTTTTGTGCTATTCCCAAAATGCGGGGCAAGCACGCCACCAAGCCAATGGAAGAAATCCTGGCCGAGGCCCGCGAGCTAGTCGAGGATGGCGTTCGCGAGCTTAACATTGTCGCCCAGGATACGACGTACTATGGCATTGACCTGTACGGACGGCCGCGTCTGCCAGAACTGTTGCGGGAACTGAATCAAATTGACGGACTGGATTGGATCCGGGTGATGTATCTGTACCCGATGTACTTTTCAGATGAATTGATCGAGGTGTTGGCCACCAGCGATAAAATTTTACCTTACCTGGATATGCCCCTGCAGCATATTAATGACACCATGCTGCGGCGGATGCAGCGCCGCGTCAATCGCCAGGGGACGGAACAACTGATTGGCAAATTACGGGCCGCCATTCCCGATTTAGTCCTGCGGACCACGTTTATTACGGGTTTTCCCGGCGAAACCGAGGAACAATTTGCCGAGTTGGCGGACTTTGTCCATGAGCAGCGGTTTGAACGTCTGGGCGTGTTCACGTATTCGTATGAAGCCGACACGCCAGCCGCAAAATTGCCGGATCATTTGCCCGACGAGGTCAAGGAAGAACGCCGCGCGCACATCATGGCAATCCAGCAGGAAATTGCGCTGGATTGGAACCAAGCCCAAGTAGGAAAACAAATGGATGTGCTGTTGGATACGCCGGTGCCGGAGGAGAAAAATGTCTGGATTGGCCGGGGATTTGCCGACGCCCCGGATGTGGATGGGGTGGTCATCGTGAATGGCAAAAAGCTGCGGGCGGGGCAGATAGTGCCGTGTGAAATTGTGCAGGTGCACGATTATGACCTGATCGGCGTGGCCGTGGGAAAGGGGAGGTAG
- the ispG gene encoding (E)-4-hydroxy-3-methylbut-2-enyl-diphosphate synthase: MELPRNPTRAVKIGTVTIGAGQPIAVQSMTATATQDITATVAQVRDLQSAGADVVRIAVDSRKDADALAEIRRQTTANLAVDLQENYRLAAVVAPSVDKIRYNPGHLYHHEPEKPWQDKVKYIAEIAAANDCAIRVGVNCGSVDPAKKEKYDPRDSLSPMLESALDHCELLDRLGFTRYNVSLKDSDPLHVIEVNKRFAAVRPDVPLHLGVTEAGLPPDGIIKTRIAFEQLISRGIGDTIRVSLTVPNARKGEEIAAGRQILADIAAGRVRSVVDFGRNTLNIISCPSCSRVENEAFIELAQDVKEMTRYAAEHAITIAVMGCRVNGPGETDDADLGLWCGPNFVNLKKGSQELGAYPYDQILGKLRTELDAIIAGRKGNRSLKNGS; encoded by the coding sequence ATGGAACTTCCCCGCAATCCCACCCGCGCGGTTAAAATTGGGACGGTCACGATCGGCGCTGGACAGCCGATTGCCGTGCAAAGCATGACCGCGACAGCGACGCAGGACATAACCGCGACAGTCGCCCAGGTGCGGGATTTGCAGTCCGCCGGCGCGGATGTGGTGCGGATCGCCGTGGATAGCCGTAAAGATGCCGACGCCTTGGCGGAGATTCGCCGCCAAACTACGGCTAATCTGGCTGTTGATTTGCAAGAAAACTATCGGTTGGCCGCGGTGGTGGCCCCCTCCGTTGATAAAATTCGCTACAATCCTGGCCACTTGTACCATCACGAGCCGGAAAAGCCGTGGCAGGATAAAGTTAAATATATCGCTGAAATCGCCGCCGCCAACGACTGCGCGATTCGGGTCGGCGTGAACTGCGGCAGCGTTGACCCGGCAAAAAAAGAAAAATACGATCCCCGCGATTCCCTTTCGCCCATGTTGGAAAGCGCGCTGGATCATTGTGAATTGCTGGATAGACTCGGTTTTACCCGCTACAACGTCTCGCTCAAGGATTCCGACCCGCTCCATGTCATCGAGGTCAACAAGCGCTTTGCCGCGGTTCGGCCCGATGTCCCATTGCACTTGGGCGTCACCGAAGCAGGCCTCCCCCCGGATGGGATCATTAAGACCCGGATCGCCTTTGAGCAGCTGATTAGTCGGGGCATTGGCGATACGATTCGCGTCTCATTGACTGTCCCCAACGCCCGCAAAGGGGAGGAAATCGCGGCGGGGCGGCAAATTTTGGCCGATATCGCCGCGGGAAGGGTGCGCAGCGTGGTCGATTTTGGCCGCAATACGCTTAATATCATTAGTTGCCCCAGTTGCTCGCGGGTAGAGAACGAGGCCTTTATCGAACTCGCCCAAGATGTCAAGGAAATGACCCGTTACGCCGCCGAACACGCGATCACGATTGCCGTGATGGGTTGCCGGGTGAATGGCCCGGGCGAGACGGACGACGCCGACCTGGGTTTGTGGTGCGGGCCAAATTTTGTGAACTTAAAAAAGGGGAGCCAGGAATTGGGAGCGTATCCGTACGACCAGATCCTGGGCAAGCTGCGGACGGAATTGGATGCGATTATTGCCGGTCGGAAGGGAAATAGATCATTGAAGAACGGTAGTTAA
- a CDS encoding MGMT family protein, producing MAAKSWQEKLANSKDLPKVVTLTDAAARQWGGKKATQLTMAIPAPRDIDALMKTVKRGQLVTTQELRAAVARQHAADVGCPLTTGIFSWIAAHAAQEEREAGKTRVTPYWRTLKTYGELNPKFPGGLERQAQLLAAEGHTIVTRGKRQFVADYQNSLAPLLPGQSILATARGHSTSRRKKAAAKPVPDRRSATVTRASTGKTPSRKKSVRTANRPSKPAARPRSGE from the coding sequence ATGGCCGCCAAGTCATGGCAAGAAAAACTAGCCAATTCCAAGGACCTGCCCAAGGTTGTGACCCTGACCGACGCGGCCGCCCGTCAGTGGGGGGGTAAAAAAGCCACCCAACTGACGATGGCCATCCCCGCCCCGCGGGATATCGACGCCCTGATGAAAACCGTCAAACGGGGCCAATTGGTCACCACCCAAGAGCTGCGCGCGGCCGTGGCCCGCCAACATGCCGCCGATGTGGGCTGCCCGCTAACAACCGGCATTTTTAGCTGGATTGCAGCCCATGCCGCCCAGGAAGAGAGGGAAGCCGGAAAAACGCGGGTGACGCCGTATTGGCGCACGCTCAAGACGTATGGCGAGCTAAATCCCAAGTTTCCGGGTGGGCTGGAACGCCAAGCCCAGTTGCTCGCCGCCGAGGGGCACACCATCGTCACGCGGGGTAAACGCCAGTTTGTGGCGGATTATCAAAACAGCCTTGCGCCGCTGTTACCCGGCCAATCCATTCTTGCCACCGCCCGCGGTCATTCGACATCCCGCCGGAAAAAAGCCGCGGCAAAGCCAGTTCCAGATCGCCGCAGCGCTACGGTAACTCGCGCATCCACCGGTAAAACTCCCTCCCGCAAGAAATCCGTTCGTACCGCAAATCGCCCGTCAAAACCCGCAGCCAGGCCCCGCTCTGGTGAATAA
- a CDS encoding hydrolase, giving the protein MRNPEALDYRQAAVVVIDAQAKLVPLVMDSGPILANLQKLIRGAAILQVPVLATEQYPSGLGPTVPELAAALIPATSQLTPPGIPSKLSFSCCGCETFLRQLAATGRTQVILVGIETHVCVLQTALDLLGAGLRVYVAVDAVSARHRLDHEFALRRMETNGVTLTTVESTLFELCETADRPEFKPLAALIKN; this is encoded by the coding sequence ATGCGAAATCCCGAAGCCCTCGATTACCGGCAAGCCGCGGTGGTCGTGATCGATGCGCAGGCCAAGTTGGTCCCGTTGGTCATGGACAGTGGACCTATACTGGCGAATTTGCAAAAATTGATTCGTGGTGCGGCGATCTTGCAGGTGCCGGTCCTGGCGACGGAGCAATATCCCTCCGGATTGGGGCCCACGGTGCCGGAACTAGCCGCGGCCTTGATCCCCGCGACCTCGCAGTTGACGCCGCCGGGAATACCCAGCAAACTCAGTTTTAGCTGCTGTGGCTGCGAGACCTTTTTGCGGCAGTTGGCCGCCACGGGGCGCACCCAAGTCATTTTAGTCGGTATCGAAACGCATGTCTGCGTATTGCAGACCGCGCTGGACCTGCTGGGGGCGGGTTTGCGGGTGTATGTGGCGGTGGATGCCGTGAGTGCCCGGCACCGCCTGGATCACGAGTTTGCCCTGCGGCGAATGGAAACCAACGGCGTCACCCTTACCACGGTGGAAAGCACGCTGTTTGAATTGTGCGAAACCGCCGATCGGCCCGAGTTTAAACCACTGGCGGCATTAATTAAAAATTAA